The Clostridium aceticum genomic interval CAGATATTCTCTTCATCTATGGTGAAGGGGATGAAGAGGTTGTACAGCAAATCCTAGCTTCTGGTATTACAGTAGCAAGGTACGAACCAGAAACCATCGAGGAAATATTTGAAACCATTATTTCTATGGGTGAAGTAACTGGTAGAGAAGAGACAGCAGAGGCTATTGTAGGTGAGTTAACTGCAAAAAAAGATAACATCCTAGAAAAAATCAAGGATCAAGAAGTGGTGGGGGTATTCTATGAGATTTGGGATGAACCTCTAATGACAGCAGGTTCTGGTTCTTTTATGGATGAACTCATCAACCTAGCTAAAGGCGAGAATATTGCAGCAGATGGAGAAGGTGCATACCCTATCTTTAGTATAGAGGCACTAGTAGAAAGAAATCCACAGGTATATTTACTTCCTGCCAGCCACGTTATGGCTTTTGATGAAATGACGGAAAAAGATATACAAGAAAGAATTGATGAAATAAAAAGCAGACCAGGTTTTGGAGAAATCAGTGCTATCCAACACAACCGAGTAGGGTTATTAGAACCCAATATAGTTTCTAGACCTGGAATCAGAATTATAGAAGCTTTAGAAGCAGTAGCTAGAGCTATCCACCCTAATGTGTTTTAAGGGAAGGAGCATATTCCCCTCATCTAGAGGGGAATGAATTTATGGAGGCTGAGATGAAGACGAAAGAAAAAAATCATAAGATACTCATAGGACTTTTGATTGTGCTATTTATGGTGATGTTGGGGGCTTCCGTAGTAGGGGCTGCTAATATCAGAATTATAGATAGCTTGAAAATTTTCATTTCCCACATACCTCGGGTGGGAAGTAGAATAGATTTGACGGGCATTCCTACTTCTCACATTACTATTATTTCTAGTATACGACTACCTAGAATCTTCTTATCTTTTCTTGTGGGATATGGGTTATCTGTAGTAGGTACAGCTTTTCAGGGGATGTTAAAAAACCCTATGGCAGATCCTTTTATTATTGGGACTTCCTCGGGGGCAGCTTTAGGGGCAGCGATTGCCATTTTATTTAAGCTAAACACCTACTTTTTAGGAATAGGTTTTATTTCTATATTTGCCTTCGCAGGAGCGATAATAGCCACTTTGATTGTATATAATCTTGCTAGCGTTAAAGCAAAGGTTCCTGTTACAACATTATTATTGGCAGGGGTAGCCACAGGACAGTTTCTTACAGCCATCACCTCCTTTATCATGGTGGTTTCTTCTAAAGATATTACTAGCATTGTTTTTTGGACGATGGGGAGCTTTTCTGCTAGAGGATGGAGTCATGTAAAAATAGCTTTTTTACCTATTATCATTGGAAGTATAATACTATATGTTTTTGCAAAGGACTTAAACTTACTCTTGCTGGGAGAAGAAACTGCGGAAAATATGGGTGTAGAGGTGGAAAAGACGAAAAAAATTCTATTGATCACCAGTGCATTTATTACAGCCTTTGCTGTTTCTGTCAGTGGAATTATAGGTTTTGTGGGTCTGATTATTCCTCACATGACACGGATGATGGTTTCTTCAGACAATAGAATTCTTATGCCTGCCAGTGGTTTAGTAGGAGGGATTTTTCTTATTGTTGTAGATACCTTTGCTAGAACGATTATCGCTCCAACAGAGGTTCCAGTCGGAATTATCACTGCTTTGGCAGGAGGTCCCTTTTTTATTTACCTATTAAGAACAACCAAAAAAATCATATAGATAAGGTGATGATATGACAAACTCTATTAAAATACAAGACATTACTTTTCAGTATAATGAAGCTAAAATTTTAAACAAATTAACCCTCACTATTGGTGAAAACAGTTTTACCAGTATTATCGGACCCAATGGCTCTGGAAAATCCACCCTATTAAAAATCATGGCTAGAAACCTGCATCCCCGTAGAGGAAAAATCCTACTAGGAGAAAAGGACTTAAAGGCTTATGCTGCAAAAGCATTGGCGCAAGAGATGGCAGTGGTTCCTCAAAGCACAGAGGTAGCTTACAACTTTACCGTTGAGGATATTGTGTTGATGGGAAGACATCCTCATTTAATGCGTTTTCAGAGGGAAGGACTGAAGGATTTTGAAATTGCTAGGGAAGCAATGGAACTAACCAATACTTGGCACTTACGAGATCGAGCGATCAATGAGGTTAGTGGTGGAGAAAGACAACGGGTGATTATTGCTAGGGCATTGGCCCAGGAGCCCAAGGTGATTTTATTGGACGAGCCTACCTCAGCATTGGATATTCATCATCAAATAGAAGTATTAGACTTGTTGAAGTATCTAAATGAAGATAGAAAGGTGATGATTGTAGCAGTATTGCATGATTTGAACCTAGCTGCTAGGTATAGTAAAGAAATGCTACTTTTACACGAAGGAAGTATTATTACAATGGGGGCCACAGAAAAAGTGATGACAGTAGAGAATTTGAAAAAAGCCTATCATATGGAAATGATGGTGGATAGAAACATCTACACTGGTAATCTACAGGTTACACCTATATCTGTTAAAGGATGGAACAAGAACTAAGAAGTAATGATAGATGTGGGCACTTAAACTTTAATTTTAGAAGCCCACATCTATAGATATCCAAATTTATATTCATAAATAACCAAATGATTAAGTTGCGCAATGATTTAATGTAGCAGTGAAATTAAATATATACGTTTTTAAAACATAACATAAGGGGTGCAGAGGATGAAAACAGGAAAAAGTATTATGTTACAGGGAACAGCATCTTCAGTAGGGAAAAGTTTATTAACAGCGGCATTATGTAGGATTTTTCATCAAGAGGGTTATAAAGTTGTTCCTTTTAAATCGCAAAACATGGCTTTAAATTCCTTTATTACAGAGGAAGGACTAGAAATGGGGAGAGCTCAAGTATTTCAAGCGGAGGCAGCAGGAATTAAACCATCAGCATCTATGAATCCTATACTTTTAAAGCCTACAGGAGATAAGCATGCCCAAGTAATTATCAAGGGAAAAGTATTTAAAAACATGACAGCGGTAGAATATCATGATTTTAAGCCTGAATTAAAAAGTATGGTTGCAGAAGTATACCAGGAACTGGTTACCTCCAATGATATTGTTGTTATAGAAGGAGCAGGAAGTCCTGCAGAGATTAACTTACGAGATAAAGATATTGTAAATATGGGAATGGCAGAAATTGCTGATTGTCCTGTAATTTTAATTGGAGATATTGATAGAGGTGGTGTGTTTGCATCTTTATATGGAACCATTATGCTGTTGACAGAAGAAGAACGAAAGCGTGTAAAGGGTATATTCATTAACAAATTCCGAGGAGATACAAAAATTTTAGAACCGGGATTAAAAATGCTAGAGGATCTCACGGGAGTACCTGTACTAGGGGTAATACCTTATGGTGATTTGAACATAGAGGATGAAGACAGTGTAACTGAACGCTTTAAGAAGGACATCAATAAAGAAGGAAAAGTAACCATAGAAGTTGTGCAACTTCCTCATATTTCTAACTTTACAGATTTTCATGTTTTTGAAATTTTACCAGATGTAAATTTACGCTACGTAACAAGGGGAGAAACCATAGGGAATCCAGATATTGTTATTATTCCTGGTTCTAAGAATACAATTGCTGATTTAAAGTATTTAAGAGAAAGTGGCTTAGAAAAAGAAATTTTAAGAGTACACAAGGAAGGCAGCCATATCATAGGTGTTTGTGGGGGATATCAAATCTTAGGGGAGAAAATAGTAGACCCTCTTGGAGTAGAGAGCAGTCTTAAAGAGATAAAGGGATTGGGACTGCTGGAGGTAGAAACCACCTTTGAAGGAGAAAAGGTAACTACACAAATCGAAGGAGAAATTATCTTTGAAGATAATGAGATCTTAAAGGAATGTAAAGATACTGCCATTAAAGGATATGAAATACACATGGGAAGAACCAAGCTGGAGGAAGGTGTAAAGCCCTTATTACAGATTACACAAAAATTAGGTCAAGAAGTTGCTTACTCAGATGGAGCTGTAAGCAAGGATGGCAGAGTTTTTGGTACATATATTCATGGAATTTTTGATGAAATAAGCTTCACCCAGAAGATGATTAATAATATATTAAACAAAAAAGGTCTTACATCTGAGTTGAAGGAGGAAAAAAGCTTCCAAGACTTTAAAGAAAAGGAATACGATAAACTTGCTAAGTTAGTAAAAGAAAGCATTGATCTAGAAAAAATTTATAAGATCATGGAGGTATAAAGGATGAAGGTCCTACTTAGTGCATACATACTGGATTTAATATTAGGAGACCCTCAGGGGTTTCCTCATCCTGTCCGTTATATTGGCAATTTTATCAGCTATTTAGAAAAAAAATTACTTAATTTAAAGAAAAGCACACAAAGTCAATTTATAATGGGGATAGTTCTGGCGGTTATTGTCATTGTAACCGCCTATGTTCTCACCTCAGCAATCATTAAAATAGCTTATTCTTTACATGCTTACTTAGGAGTTTTTGTATCGGTTTTATTGGGTTATACTGTGCTGGCCACCAAGAGTTTAGATGTTGAAACAAGAAAGGTATATAAAAAACTAGAAGATGGAAGTATAGAGGATGCCCGTACAGCCTTATCCTATATTGTTGGTAGAGATACAGAAGACTTAGATGAAAAGGAAATTACAAGAGCTACGGTTGAAACCATTGGCGAAAATATTTCTGATGGTATTATTGCACCTATGTTTTACTTTTTTATAGGTGGTGTTCCTTTGGCAATGGCTTATAAAGCTGCCAATACCTTAGATTCTATGGTGGGCTATAAAAATGACAAATATTTATACTTTGGTAGATTTTCTGCAAAATTTGATGATGTTGTAAACTATATCCCTGCAAGACTAACAGCTATCTTTGTTATCATTGCTGCTGTCTTGAGGAGAAAAAATTGTAGCCAAGCTGTCAAAACTGTTTTGAGGGATAACGATAAACACAACAGTCCAAATGCTGGTTATCCTGAGGCTGCTGTAGCAGGAGCTTTAGAAATACAACTTGGGGGCACCAATAAATACTTTGGTAGAGAAGTTTATAAACCTACCATAGGAAACTCTTTAGATGTGTTAAATAAAAGCCATATTCTTAAAACGATTGATTTAATGTATTGGACCTCTGCAGTGGCGATGCTATTTTTTACTATACTAAAATTAATGATGGGAGATTGGTCATATGGCCCATGGTGGTAATATATTTGAGATACAAAGAAAGTGCAATATTCACAAAGATGATCTTCTAGATTATAGTGCGAATATTAATCCTTTAGGACTTCCAGATTCTTTAAAAACAATGATTTTACATAGCATAGAGGACCTTCAACACTACCCTGATATTCATTATGAGGAATTAAAAATGGCTATTGCAGAATATTACTGTGTTGATAAAAAGGATATTTTCGTAGGAAATGGTGCTGCACAGATTATTTTTGATACGATTCACGCATTAAACCCCAAAAAAACCATGATTTTGGCACCTACCTTTAGTGAATATGAAAGAGCACTAAAAGTTTGTGGTAGTGAAATTGTGAAGCATGCTTTACATGAAGAAGAGGACTTTCGTGTTAATATCCAAGAACTGTTAGAGGCAATGGATAAGGATATTGATCTAATGATTTTATGTAATCCAAATAACCCTACCAGTAAGCTATTAAAGGCAGAAGAAATAAAAAAGGTATTAGAACAAGCTGTTAAAAAGAATATCTATTTAATGATAGATGAAGCCTTTATGGACTTTGTAAGTGAAGAAGAATCCTATAGCATGATGCAGTCTTATCGAGAATACGAGAATTTAGTGATTGTAAGAGCTTTTACAAAGTTTTATGGGATACCAGGATTGCGATTAGGATTTGGTTTATGTAGTAATGAGAAACTTAAGGAAAAAATTTCAAGTGGAGCGATTCCCTGGAGTATAAATACATTTGCAGCATATTTTGGAAAAGTATTATTAGCAGAAACAAACTATGTTGAAAAAACTCATAGATGGTTGGAGAATGAAAAGAAGCGATTTGTGGAAAAATTAAAAGAAATAGACGGACTGAAAATTTTCTCTCCTTCTGTTAATTTTATTCTTGTAAAAATTTTAAAACCAAATGTTGATGTTTTACAGCTGCAGAAAAAACTGTTAGAAAAAAATATTTTAATTAGAGATTGTAGTAACTTTAGCAACTTGGATAAAAGTTTTTTCAGGATAGCAATAAAAGATGAAACAAATAATGAGAAGTTTGCAGAGGCTTTACAGGAAGCGATGATCAAGTAAAAAACACTTGAACTTTCAAGTGTTTTAAGAAGGTACACAGGCGTCACATACACCATAAAAGCAAAGGTGCTGATTGTCGATTTGGTAACCTGTTAAACTTTCTACCCTTTTGGACAAATGCTTGAAAAATTCATTTTCTAAATCTTCAACTTTTTGGCATTTGTTGCACACGACATGAGGATGACTTGTAGTGTTTGAGTCGTATCTAAAGCTATTTTCCCCTATATTAATTACTTGCACCAACCCTAATCCTGCAAAAAGCTCTAAGGACTTGTAGACAGTAGCTAGGCTGATGGTTGGATATGCAGGGGCAAGCTTTTTGTAAATAGCTTCAGCATTAGGGTGATCCTCACTATCTTTTACAGCTTGATAAATTGCAATACGTTGTGGCGTGATTTTACAGTTATTGTCTTTCAAAAACTTTACTAAAGTCTCCATAACCCATTCCCCCCTAGAAATAAATACAAATTATCACTTAGTATCTTATTTCCATTATAAGATACTGTTAATATTTTGTCAATTGAAAAGCAAGGTTTTATGCAAGTTTTAAAGGCTAATGAGGCTATGGTACTATTGACAAGCAAGTGGGGAAGAGGAAGAATACCTTTGAAATCAGTGAGAAAAAATGTTATAAAAGGAGGGATGGAATGAAATATAAGCTAGCTGTGTTAGATATGGATGGAACTTTATTAAATAGTAAGCACGAAATAAGTGAAGAAAATAAAAGAGCATTAAGAGAAGCTATGAAATGTGGTGTAAAGATAGCTATTGCTACTGGCAGAATCTATACTTCAGCAGGATTTTATGCAAAACTCTTAGGGCTTGCTACTCCCATCATTGCGTGTAATGGTGCCTTTATAAAAGAACCATTAGGAGAAGAAGGTATTTATTCTAATCCTATCAAAACAGAGGATGTATTGAAGGTGATTGAGCTATGCAAAGAACACAATCTATATTTTCAATTTTATGATGAAGAAAATTTTTATGTGGAAACTTTAAGCCATAGTGCTTTAAAGTATCATAATTGGAACAAAAAACAAAAAGAAGAGGATCAGATTAAGATTCTTCAACTAGAAGATGCAGCTTCATATTTAAAGGTAAAGGACATAAAGGTATTGAAAATATCTATTATGGATGATGATCCTAAAAACTTGGAAAATATCAAAAACATTATTAGTAAAATTGATTCTGTAGAAGTAAATAAGTCATGGTATGATAATATAGAGGTAATGAATCGGGGTGTATCCAAAGGAAAAGCCATCGAGGCATTAGGAAAAATTTTAGATATTCATGGAGATGAAATCATAGCCTTTGGAGATAATTATAACGATCTCTCTATGAAGGATTATGTCAAAACCTTTGTGGCTATGGGCAATGGAGAAGTCTATGTAAAACAACAGGCAGATTATATCACCGATAGCAACGATGACAGTGGTGTAGCTAGGGGAATTTACAAGCTGGTTTTAGGAGAGAAGGATCACTAGGAGGCAGGGTTTATTTGGAGAAGAAAATAGTTTCTCTCATTCAGTGTAGAGAATATGATGATAAACTTATTAAAGAATCTATAGAAAAATCATTTGATCATTTAGGCGGTATAGGTAAATTTATTAATAGAGGAGACAAAGTTCTATTAAAGCTAAATTTATTGATGAAAAAAAACCCTGAAGATGCCACTACAACCCATCCAGTATTTACAAAGGCATTAGCACAGGTATTAATAGAATATGGGGCAGAGGTAATTATTGGTGATAGTCCAGGGGGCCCCTTTAATAGTTCACTGCTTAGAGGCGTTTATAAAGCTTGCGGTATTGAAGCAGCAGCGGCAGAGGTAGGAGCAAAACTAAACTTTAATACGAATACGATAGATATACAAAATCAAAATGGATTAATCTTAAAACGAATTACTGCCATTGAAGTCTTACAGGAAGTAGACAAAGTGATATCAGTTTCAAAGCTTAAAACCCATGGGATGATGATGTTTACCGGTGCTGTTAAAAATATGTTTGGGATCGTTGCGGGGCTTGAAAAGGCAGAATATCATGTAAGAATGCCTAATAATGAAGATTTTTCTAATGCTCTTGTGGACATATGTTTAGCTGCTAATCCTATCTTATCCTTTATGGATGGTATTGTTGGGATGGAGGGTGCTGGACCTAGTGCAGGAGATCCAAGGGAGATAGGGGCGGTGCTTGCTTCAACAAGCCCATATCATTTGGATGTTGTAGCAACATCGCTGATAGGACTAACACCTGCAAAGGTTCCAACGATTCAGAGAGCTATAGAAAGAGGATTATGTAAAGGAAACTTTGAAGATATTGATTTAAAAGGTGAAAAAGTTGACAGTTTTCTTCTTACAGATTTTGTTGTGCCTGAAATAAGGAGCTTAGACTTGCTGGAAGGCAAACTACCAAAATTTTTAAGAGATATACTGAACAATATGTTGCAGCCAAAACCAGTTTTCATGCATGATGATTGTGTGGGTTGTAGTGATTGTGCTGAAAGTTGTCCACCAAAAGTGATTGATATGGTAAGTAATAAACCGAGGGTAAGACTAGATGAATGTATAAGGTGCTTTTGTTGCCAAGAGTTGTGTCCTGTTAAGGCGGTAGATATACATAGGCCAGTGCTGATGAAATGGCTGTCGAAATTGTAATACATAAAATAAAAACCTACTAGTTTAGCTGGTGGGTTTTTATTCGTATGTTGAGGGTTTGTTATATGCATAAGATACTATCTAGTGGGAACAAATATAATAAAAAGCTAGTTGGAGGAAAAAATGAGAAATAGAAGAGTGCAGGAACCCATTGTCGGCATAACCCATAATCAGCTGGAACAGTTGTCTATAGTAGAGGCTATAGACCTATTACCCATAGATGAAATCATCAAGCCAGGAGATCGGGTAGTGATTACTCCTAATTGGGTAAAATCAAAACCCCCCTACACAGCTACTGTTGTAGGACCTCAAACTTTACAAAAACTCATTCAATATATAAAAGCTAAAAATCCTGCAAGTGTTGTTGTAGCTACAGGTTCTGGTGGAGATGATACATTAAAGGTATTTCAAGAAGTGGGCTATGATAAGATTATTCAACAGGAAAATGTAGAATTTATCGATTTGAATTATGGCCCTTATACAGAACTAGTATTAGAACATAATATTATTAAAAGTACAAAAATTAATAAGTTACTGCAGGAAACAGATGTACTTATAAGCTTTACACAGTTAAAGCAGCATGAAGAAGCCACTGTAAGTGCTTCCATTAAAAATATTGCACTAGGATGGCCGCCTGCGGAAGTTCACGGGTTTCCTAAAAAAAAGTTAGGTATTCATGAAGATTTGCATGGATTTATAGCAGCGATATCCAAAAAAGTACCTATAGACTTAGCTATTGTAAGTCTAGATAAAACCATGATAGGAACAGGCCCTTCTAATGGCAAAGCAGTAAATACAGAAGGATTAGTGATAGCAGCTACAGATCCAGTAGCTGCAGATGCTATCGGGGCTAGGCTCTTAGGTTTTTTACCTCAAGCTGTGCAGTATATTTACCAACTATACAAAGAAGGTATAGGAGAAGCAGATCCTAAAAAAATGATGATAAAAGGACTGACGTTAGAAGAAGCAGAAAAATTGTTTTCTAAGGCAGCCTATGGTGAAGAAATTGTTTTAGATGATAATAATGTGATAAAAAACATTCACGGCTCACAATGAAGCATTATTTAACATTGTACATAATACCCACGGTTTTTGGTCCACAGTGGCTGGAGACGACACATCCAGCCTCTAGGGCTATTAATTCTTTAACTTCTAATACTTTTAGAAGTTCTTCTTTTAAGTACAATAAATCCTCAGGAGCAAGGGAATGAATGATAATCATTCTATCCGTATCTATCTGATCTGAATCCTTTAAGACTTGCTGCAACAATGTATTTAGGGTTTTTTCTCTTTTACCCCTTGTCTTCTGATCAAGAAGAATTTTTCCCTCTACTACTTTAAGAATGGGTCTGATCTTTAGCATGTTTCCAATAAAACTTTGAATAGATGAGCACCTACCGCCTTTTTGCAAGTATTGTAATGTATCAATGGCAAAGTAAGTTCGCATTTTTGAAATCATTTCTCTTGTTTTAGCTGCAATTTCTTGGTGAGTCAAACCTTCTCTAACATAATCCACCGCTTTTAAGACTAACAATCCTATACCAGCTGATAAATTTAGGGAATCCACAATTTCAATGGATCCTTCAGGAAACTCTGAAGCAGCTATTTTAGCATTTTGTATGGTAGCGGATAATTGAGAGGATAGACCAATATATACAATGCTTTTACCTTCATCAATATAGGGTTTAAAGACATTGTGAAAATCAACTGGTGTAGGAGCAGAGGTTTTAGGCAGCTCTCCCGTTTCATCGACTTTTTTATATAAATCCTCTGTTGAAATTTCTATGCTATCCCTATAAGCATCTTTTTCTCCAAAAATAACATATAAAGGCACCATAGCAATTCCTTTTTCTTGGAGAATTTCTAAAGAGAGATCACTTGTACTATCGGTAATGATTTGTATAGGATACATTTTTGTTCCTCCTAAATATTAAGTAAAATACATTTTATTATTATAACAACAAGTATACAAAAAATAATATATTTATGAAATGTTTTCTTAACATATTTTTCTCTAATCAGATTATAACATAAATAGCTACGGTAGTCTTAAAAAAGTACCTATCTTAAGGAACAATTAAGAGAGCTTGTGCATATTTAAGATATAGAGGAGGGATTAAAATGGATAACTATGGTTTGATAGAACACTGTAAAAAAACTTTGGAGGAAAAATGGGGCTATGTGTGGGGAACTTTTGGTCAGGTACTGACTGAGAATTTGTTGCAGCAAAAAATATTACAATACCCAACGAATGTAGGAAGTTTCCAAGAGTTCATAAGACAAAATTGGATGGGAAAAAGGACTGCTGATTGTACGGGGCTTATAAAATCTTACCTTTGGTGGAATGATGGAAATATTAAGTACGATGCAGCGACAGATATTAGTGCCAATATGATGTACAATCGGGCTACAGAAAAGGGAGACATAAGGACTATGCCAGATATTCCAGGGATTTGTGTCTGGAAAGATGGGCATATAGGTGTGTATATCAGTGAGGGAAAAGTAATAGAAGCAAGAGGTACCAGACAAGGAGTGATACAATCATCTCTTAGTGGCACAGACTCAGCAGGATGGACCCATTGGTTAAAATGTCCATATATAGAGTATATTGAAAAAGTAGAAGAAAATCAAGAATCACCAGAATGGGCTAGATTAGCGAGAACCTGGATAATGGATAATGGCATAAGCGATGGTTCTAGACCAAAAGATCCTGCTACAAGAGAAGAAGTGTGGAGAATGTTACAAAAATATGCAGAAAGGTTAAAATAGTCGTCTCTTATTGACAAAATAGGACAGTATATGATTTAATTGGATTTATGAGTCTTGAGCTTTCAATCCTTAAGATTCTTATAGTATAAAGTAGCAAACTTTGCTGGGGGTCAGTTCGTAACCATCCTGACCATAAACAAAACTACGGATTTGGAGGTAAACAAATGAAAAAAACTAGGTTTTTAACCCAAGCTGCTATGATTGCAGCTATCTATGTG includes:
- a CDS encoding NlpC/P60 family protein, producing MDNYGLIEHCKKTLEEKWGYVWGTFGQVLTENLLQQKILQYPTNVGSFQEFIRQNWMGKRTADCTGLIKSYLWWNDGNIKYDAATDISANMMYNRATEKGDIRTMPDIPGICVWKDGHIGVYISEGKVIEARGTRQGVIQSSLSGTDSAGWTHWLKCPYIEYIEKVEENQESPEWARLARTWIMDNGISDGSRPKDPATREEVWRMLQKYAERLK
- a CDS encoding DegV family protein, encoding MYPIQIITDSTSDLSLEILQEKGIAMVPLYVIFGEKDAYRDSIEISTEDLYKKVDETGELPKTSAPTPVDFHNVFKPYIDEGKSIVYIGLSSQLSATIQNAKIAASEFPEGSIEIVDSLNLSAGIGLLVLKAVDYVREGLTHQEIAAKTREMISKMRTYFAIDTLQYLQKGGRCSSIQSFIGNMLKIRPILKVVEGKILLDQKTRGKREKTLNTLLQQVLKDSDQIDTDRMIIIHSLAPEDLLYLKEELLKVLEVKELIALEAGCVVSSHCGPKTVGIMYNVK